A single region of the Nomia melanderi isolate GNS246 chromosome 12, iyNomMela1, whole genome shotgun sequence genome encodes:
- the LOC116428391 gene encoding uncharacterized protein LOC116428391 — protein MDPLVLESNASDLGGDQQQQQQQSQHQQQQQQQYGEVNQLGGVFVNGRPLPNAVRLRIVELAQLGIRPCDISRQLRVSHGCVSKILARYHETGSILPGAIGGSKPRVTTPKVVQYIKQLKLKDPGIFAWEIRDRLLSDGVCDKYNVPSVSSISRILRNKVGAATAIHHHPHHPAHHHHHHHLYAAAAAAGAALCPVPYPPTPYHATPPPVTHHHHHHHHQVGPTTPSKLSPSSPTSIHAGHQPTTTGSLQWPSPHTVHDILATGCNLTNSPSSSSPTSPLCASVNNSHHHHGHHHHQSNENVAANHNNNNNNNNNTSSNNNNNNNEEEGYHHPHHHHHHHQQYYASALYHHHHHHHHTDSVTPVMTASPVLAVQSIMMQSSAANSQPASPCN, from the exons ATGGATCCCCTGGTGCTAG AGAGCAACGCGTCCGATTTGGGTGGCGaccaacagcaacagcagcagcagtcTCAGcaccaacaacaacagcagcaacagtaCGGCGAGGTGAACCAGTTGGGGGGTGTGTTCGTGAACGGGCGGCCCTTGCCTAACGCTGTCAGATTGCGAATAGTGGAGCTCGCCCAGCTGGGCATCAGGCCGTGCGACATCTCGCGGCAACTGCGGGTCAGTCATGGTTGTGTCAGCAAGATCTTGGCCCGTTACCACGAGACTGGCAGCATACTGCCGGGTGCGATCGGCGGCAGTAAGCCCCGGGTGACAACCCCGAAGGTGGTCCAGTACATCAAGCAGCTGAAGCTCAAGGACCCGGGGATCTTCGCCTGGGAGATCAGGGACCGACTGCTCTCCGACGGCGTCTGCGACAAGTACAACGTGCCCTCGGTGAGCAGCATTTCCAGGATATTGAGGAACAAGGTCGGCGCGGCGACCGCGATACACCATCATCCCCATCATCCGGcgcatcatcaccatcatcatcatttaTACGCGGCCGCAGCGGCCGCGGGGGCCGCGCTTTGCCCTGTCCCTTACCCGCCGACGCCCTATCACGCGACGCCGCCGCCTGTTAcgcatcaccatcatcatcatcaccatcaag TTGGGCCGACCACGCCGAGCAAGCTGTCGCCCTCGTCGCCGACCTCGATCCACGCTGGCCATCAGCCGACAACCACCGGCAGTCTTCAGTGGCCTAGTCCCCATACAGTCCACGACATTCTCGCGACAGGCTGCAACCTGACCAATTCCCCGTCGTCTTCGTCGCCGACGTCGCCGCTCTGCGCGTCGGTGAACAACAGCCATCATCACCACGGCCATCACCATCATCAGAGCAACGAGAACGTTGCTGCTAAccataacaataacaacaataacaacaacaacaccagcagcaacaacaacaataacaataacgagGAGGAAGGTTACCATCATCCgcatcaccatcaccaccatcatcagCAGTATTACGCGTCCGCTCTTtaccatcatcatcaccaccatcatcacACGGACTCCGTGACACCTGTAATGACTGCGTCACCGGTGCTCGCCGTCCAGTCGATCATGATGCAGTCCTCCGCAGCGAATAGTCAACCTGCTAGTCCCTGTAATTGA